ACCAAGAAACGTTTTGAAGAGACAGTGAAAGCCATCAGTTACGGCACTCAGAGCGAATTGCTTTACAAGCGTTGGGTGAAACGTTGCGCGCAAAAGGTGGAAGAGCTTTCCGGCGGACGCATCGCCTATGTACATATTAAAGGTATGGATAGTCCGAGCTTCCGTAAGATGTATTCCGAACTGTTGGGACGTTATCGCAATAAAGAAGCGGTTATCGTAGATACCCGTCATAATGGTGGCGGATGGCTACACGACGATGTCGTAACCCTGCTTAGTGGAAAAGAATACCAGCGTTTCGTTCCACGCGGACAATACATCGGCAGCGACCCGTTCAACAAATGGTTGAAGCCTTCATGCATGCTGGCTTGCGAAGACAATTACAGCAACGCCCACGGCACACCGTATGTATATAAGACATTAGGTATCGGCAAGCTGATAGGTACTCCCGTTGCCGGAACGATGACAGCCGTATGGTGGGAACGTCAGATAGATCCGTCTATCGTATTCGGTATTCCGCAAGTAGGCTGCATGGATATGCAGGGAAAATATCTGGAAAACCAGACTTTGCAACCCGACATTCTTGTCTACAACGAACCCGGAGCGAGCCTGAAAGGTGAAGATGCCCAACTGAAAGCAGCAGTAGACCATCTGCTGAAAGAACTGTCAAAAAAGAAGTAAACATATTATTATAAAAGCCCCGCTCATGGGGCTTTTATAATAATCTATCTATCAACGACTTAATATACTCATTTTTGGTTTAAATGAAACAGGTCGTTCCTTTAAAAGAAAGGCATCGTTGGTTTTAAAGGAACGGCTCTTTCCTTTTAAACCAACGATGCCTTCTATTATATCCCTATTCTGTAAGTTGGAAATATTTACTTCCCGGAATCAATAACGATTATAAGAAACCACTTTCTCTTTCGGCTTCCTCATCTTCTTGCGCTTCTCCTTCACCGGATAGCCTATCGTAATATCCAGCAATACACGTTTGGAAGCAGGAATCCCCGCCAGCCGCTTCATTTCTTTTTCGTCAAACCAGCCTAGCATACACGATCCCAAGCCTTCACTTTCAGCAGCCAACGTGATATGGGCAGCGGCAATTCCAACATCAATCAACGGAAAATGCTTATCCTTCACTTTCCCACCCAGCAAAGAAGTGATATTAGCCGATTCTTCCACAACCAGAATATGCACGGGAGCATCCTTGGCAAACTTGTTCATTCCCAGTCCTGCCGCCGCTTTGCCAATCTTCAAAGCCAGTTCAGGGTCGGTTATTACCACAAACTTCCACGGCTGCGCATTACAGGCAGAAGGAGCCATACGCCCCGCCTCTAAAATCCGTTCCAGTTTGTCAGCTTCCACAGGACGTTCCTTATCATACGCCCGGTCACTCTGACGTGAAAGCACCAATTGCAGGAAATCGCTATATTCCATCTTACTTATATTGAATCATCCTGCTGATATACTTACCTATAATATCAAAC
The DNA window shown above is from Bacteroides faecium and carries:
- a CDS encoding nitroreductase family protein — translated: MEYSDFLQLVLSRQSDRAYDKERPVEADKLERILEAGRMAPSACNAQPWKFVVITDPELALKIGKAAAGLGMNKFAKDAPVHILVVEESANITSLLGGKVKDKHFPLIDVGIAAAHITLAAESEGLGSCMLGWFDEKEMKRLAGIPASKRVLLDITIGYPVKEKRKKMRKPKEKVVSYNRY